The Lonchura striata isolate bLonStr1 chromosome Z, bLonStr1.mat, whole genome shotgun sequence genome window below encodes:
- the LOC144248287 gene encoding interferon-like, with product MAVPTATQPRLPHAAPPLLLLLAALATSLACQRLWTHDDTFPGDALRLLQDMPPSHTQPCRLQEPPFFPDTLLHPNLGPHQAAATALRILQRLFHTLSSNSTRQHWPSHARNLLLNKLQHHIHHLNQCLPNDPLLFIGQSDPRLTINKYFGKIHAFLQAHSHSACAWDHVRLEARVCLQHVDKLIRRMKHQAALDPTKPTENKHPSPASTSSHGLSGDSRSPGWDHLVPVTRLPTDELMGKGL from the coding sequence AtggctgtgcccacagccacacagccacGGCTGCCGCACGCCGCACCgccgctcctgctcctcctcgccGCTCTGGCCACCAGCCTCGCCTGCCAACGCCTCTGGACACACGACGACACCTTCCCCGGCGACGCACTCCGCCTCCTCCAGGACATGCCTCccagccacacacagccctgccgcCTCCAAGAGCCGCCCTTCTTCCCCGACACCCTCCTCCACCCCAACCTCGGCCCGCACCAagccgccgccaccgccctGCGCATCCTCCAGCGCCTCTTCCACACCCTCAGCTCCAACAGCACCCGCCAGCACTGGCCCAGCCACGCTCGCAACCTCCTCCTCAACAAACTGCAGCACCACATCCACCACCTCAATCAATGCCTCCCCAACGACCCCCTGCTCTTCATAGGACAAAGCGACCCGCGGCTCACCATCAACAAGTACTTCGGGAAAATCCACGCCTTTCTCCAGGCACACAGCCACAGCGCCTGCGCCTGGGACCACGTCCGCCTCGAAGCTCGTGTCTGCTTACAACACGTGGACAAACTCATACGGCGCATGAAGCACCAAGCTGCTCTGGACCCCACTAAACCCACAGAGAACAAACACCCATCGCCAGCCAGCACCAGTAGCCATGGATTGAGTGgtgacagcaggagcccaggctgggatcaCTTGGTACCAGTCACACGTCTTCCAACCGATGAGCTGATGGGGAAAGGCCTATGA